The Paenibacillus uliginis N3/975 genome has a window encoding:
- a CDS encoding sensor histidine kinase — protein sequence MIHLIMAIQILSFFFIFQSISRYSFTIKEITIWLVIFLMIGFVSTYFIGVWGAVTLFFCFIGMSYFKNHKTFTALGVFYGAYALVMNSFLGYLAADPITWFVEFLFRQSSANIEYLPYLLTAMAPPIINEIGLRLVRRYFPQLNKDLIQESSKVILFPVIVLLIIIIISVYPILSIGNTTGEFSSFQRTLLLGMWLLFVIALLYMQFQYNHIQKREIERSKSEQLVQLKDYAAQLEKIYDEFRGFRHDYANILLTLEDGIYREDWDQVKQVYQQTVKPTRQLMRKNEYSFVKLRNLHVFEVKSILAAKILMAQQMKIDVTLEIEEPIHSIQMELISFTRILSILLDNAIEAAAETEDPKLWIVLLEDPTIQLIKIENSSREKVSLWRLEERGYSTKGKGRGLGLYNVQQMLKQNKFASLETEVQSNVFSQTLIIRKTGVRS from the coding sequence ATGATTCATCTCATTATGGCTATTCAAATATTAAGCTTCTTTTTTATTTTTCAATCCATTTCACGCTATTCATTTACAATCAAAGAAATAACAATTTGGTTAGTGATTTTTTTAATGATTGGATTTGTATCCACATATTTTATTGGAGTATGGGGAGCCGTTACGCTATTTTTCTGTTTTATTGGCATGTCCTACTTTAAAAATCATAAAACATTTACCGCTTTAGGTGTTTTTTACGGCGCATATGCGTTGGTCATGAATTCATTTCTAGGTTATCTTGCAGCAGATCCGATTACATGGTTCGTTGAATTTTTATTTAGACAATCATCAGCCAATATTGAGTATCTTCCTTATCTTTTGACAGCGATGGCACCGCCTATTATTAATGAAATCGGGCTTAGATTGGTACGTCGCTATTTTCCGCAGCTTAACAAAGATCTCATACAGGAATCCAGCAAAGTCATTCTTTTTCCGGTAATTGTTCTCTTAATTATTATTATCATTTCGGTATATCCGATTTTATCCATTGGCAATACAACCGGTGAATTTAGTTCCTTCCAAAGAACATTACTCTTAGGCATGTGGTTGCTATTTGTTATTGCTCTGCTGTACATGCAGTTTCAATACAATCATATTCAAAAAAGGGAAATTGAAAGATCTAAAAGTGAGCAATTGGTACAATTAAAAGATTACGCAGCACAGCTAGAGAAAATCTATGATGAATTCAGAGGTTTTCGTCATGACTATGCGAACATCCTATTAACTCTAGAGGACGGGATCTATAGGGAAGACTGGGATCAAGTGAAACAAGTTTATCAACAAACCGTTAAACCGACGAGGCAATTGATGCGTAAGAATGAATACAGCTTTGTTAAGCTGCGAAATCTACATGTCTTCGAGGTTAAAAGTATTTTGGCAGCAAAAATTTTAATGGCTCAACAAATGAAAATTGATGTGACGTTAGAAATTGAAGAACCCATTCATTCGATTCAGATGGAATTGATTTCGTTTACCCGGATTCTTTCCATTTTATTGGATAATGCGATTGAAGCAGCGGCTGAGACGGAAGATCCAAAGCTTTGGATTGTGTTATTGGAAGACCCAACAATTCAACTTATTAAAATTGAAAATAGTAGTAGAGAGAAAGTCAGTTTATGGCGATTGGAAGAACGCGGATATTCAACAAAAGGTAAGGGGCGCGGCTTAGGTTTATACAATGTACAACAAATGTTAAAACAAAATAAGTTTGCTTCACTTGAAACCGAAGTTCAATCTAACGTATTTTCACAAACGCTAATTATAAGAAAGACTGGAGTACGGTCATGA
- a CDS encoding response regulator transcription factor, with product MNIFILEDNLIQQQRLERIIKSLSLKHQIHYRNIISTAKPDHLLSQIENAANHQLYFLDLEIKNEEQKGLAVAKEIRKKDPYGTIVIVTTHSELAPKTFAYRVAALDFIEKDLREEEFIQKVEECLLIADERRTIPVSPDHFCFENKYTSFQIPFSDILYFETIEIAHKIRLITKSKVLDFYAELNEIVDYDERLFRCHRAFVVNLANIRSIDKKNRLILFDDDVSCSVSRRLQKETIEKMEALRGSEFLN from the coding sequence ATGAATATATTTATATTAGAGGATAACCTTATCCAGCAGCAACGTTTAGAACGAATTATTAAATCCTTGTCGTTAAAGCATCAGATTCATTATCGAAATATAATTTCGACGGCAAAACCGGATCATTTATTATCGCAAATTGAAAATGCGGCCAATCATCAATTGTATTTTCTAGATTTGGAGATCAAGAATGAAGAGCAAAAAGGATTGGCTGTCGCTAAGGAGATCAGAAAAAAAGATCCCTATGGCACGATTGTTATTGTCACCACCCATTCCGAGTTAGCGCCCAAAACCTTTGCATATCGTGTGGCTGCTTTAGATTTTATTGAAAAAGATTTGCGAGAAGAAGAATTTATTCAAAAAGTTGAAGAGTGTCTATTAATTGCCGATGAGCGCCGAACTATCCCAGTAAGCCCGGATCATTTTTGTTTCGAGAATAAATATACCAGCTTTCAAATTCCTTTTTCAGATATTCTTTATTTCGAGACCATAGAAATTGCACATAAAATACGTTTAATCACGAAATCTAAAGTCCTTGATTTTTATGCTGAATTAAATGAAATTGTCGATTATGATGAACGCCTCTTCCGCTGCCATCGAGCATTTGTCGTTAATTTAGCTAACATTCGATCGATTGATAAAAAGAATAGACTTATTTTGTTTGATGATGATGTGAGTTGTTCCGTTTCAAGAAGATTGCAGAAGGAAACGATTGAAAAGATGGAAGCTTTAAGGGGGAGTGAGTTTCTGAACTAA